A window of Flavobacterium psychrophilum genomic DNA:
TGTATTACGATAATGGAACAAATTCTGTAATTGTTAAAAAAGGATTAGAGTAATCTGTTACTTTGACTAAATCTAAATTAAGCTCGGTAACTGAATGGTTTCGGGCTTTTTTATTCTCCTGTTTAAAAAGCCTTGAATAGGATTTAAACAATTTACTTTAAAATCATTTCCTCCGCTCGTGCGAGCATCCTTTTCGTGTACGAAACATTTTTCTCCACACTATCTACGCTTTATCAAATAGATATCGGCAAATGAAAACCGGCCGGAATATACTTCAAAGACAATATACAGAACTATTTGCAATTTAAGCGACTTACTGTAGTATTGCTAGGTTCGCTTTACATAGTTATTCCCTTCTGATATAATGAAGTTTTAATGTATCGGCATTTCAGGACGGGAATCCCTTTAATTATAGAGGCACTCTCAGTAATGAGAGGGCTTTTTTTATACAATCGATTCTGTATATTTGTTTACGTTGATTCCGATTGGAGATTTCTGTTTATTTACAGGAATACCTGAATTATAAATGAGGATCAAGATGTTATCTTAAATTAGTTTGCGCACGAGCAAGATGCTCGCGCGAGCGGGGGACATTTTAATACGAAGTACATGGAGAAATATTATTATGTAGTATGAGTAAAATTTATAAAATAATAATTACAGGGCAATTAATGATTAACATTATAGTTATTCTAATTATTTTTGGAGTAAGATTTGTCCTTATAAATTATTTCAATTTTAAAGGCTTAGATGCTGGAATAATTGGTGTGATATTAGGTTGGTTTTACTGGAGTGTCGCTATAAAAATATGGATAAGTTGGGCTTTTAAAAATGGTCTTTCTGTTGAAAAAGTTTTATCTGTTGGACGAAAGAATTTATTATTATGGAATAAATCCACTATTGATAACGCTCTGAACAGAAAGAGAAAGTAATTTCTATAAGTATCTATCGTGTAAGGCAGCTAGGATGAACAGAAATGTTCATCCTTTCTTATTATAACCGTTTCCATATCCAATGCAGTACCGCCCCAACAATTACCAATAAGGCAACAATAATCTGCAACACGGCACCAAACAAGTCTTAAGTCGTTACTCAATGATGTTGGTGCATTTCGTTTTTGATGGCACTCTACACCAGTCATAAATTTACTGGCTATACTCTCGCTACGTTCGCTTTACATAGTCATTCTCTTCTGACCTAATGAAGTTAATTTATGTATTATTATTATTACAGGACGGAATATGTCTTTAACTATAGCGGCCTCTCATTGCTGAGAGGGCTTTTTTTGTTATCGTAGTTTTTTTGTGGATGTTTTTTTTTAACTTTATCTGCGCCAATCAATTAAATGTATGAAAAATACGCTATGAAATTATTACTATTGATATTTGCTATAGTATTAGGTACAGCTGCCCAGGCACAGACCTATGCGCCGTATACAGGTAATAAAGCCAATGGAACTGCTGTTTCAAAACCCGGCTCTGATAAGAATAAAAAAACTAAGGTTACAGTTACCGAAAAAACGTCTTTAAAAGAGGATGAAAAGCCCAAAGGCGATTTTCAGGACCTCATGAATAAAGCTGTAGAACAGCTTCATCAAAAAGATTATCAAAAAGCAGAAGGCTTTTATACCCAGGCACTGGAGGTAAGCACACCAGAAACCGCATGGCGTGCTTTGATGTCTCGTGCTACATTGTATGCAATAATGGAGGATGACAAAAAAGCTATAGCAGACCTTACATCTGCTATTGAAAGTGGTGACACTCCTCAAAAGCAGTTAGCAATTATTTATATATCGAGAGCAAGGCTACTGGCTAATAATAAGAATATGGATCTTGCGTGCAAGGATGTTGCTAAAGCTAAAGCACTTGGTTTGCCGCAAGGGTTTACCATTGACATAAAATGTATGTAATAGTGTCTGATTATTTAATAGACTTTTTGCACCTTCACAAAAAAAATATTTTTTTGTTCCTTGCTCATGCGCGCAAAAATAGATCAAGGCAATAGATTTTCTCTACACTACTTACGCTTTATCATATAAATATCGCCAAATGAAAACCGACCGGAATATACTACAAAGGCAATATCCTGATCGGGTAGGGTGTAATAATACAATCCGTTATAGTAGTCGTTGTTTGATGCGAAGAATAGTGCACTGCTTTCACACCTTATCTTTACTTTAAAGGTGTCTTCTTTGAATTTTATAGCATAATAGCCTTGCCCCAGCCAGTAATATTTTTCCCCGCCACCTGTTGGATTGAATGTACTGAAAGGGTTTAATGCATCGGCATTAAATTCCTTCTTTGCGAAATGTTCCATATGTATTACTTGTGATGTGTCGGAGTAATTGTAGAAGGGTTCAATTTGGTTGTTTAGCAATTTTGCATTAAGTGGGATACTATCTACTTTCGTAATCGTACCACCGCCATCAATAGATAAATATTCGATTTTAGTGTAACCATCAGTATTTGGTTCACTGATATTCTGTTCTGTTTCTACAAAAACTTTTTTAAGCGTTGCGTCATAATACAGATGTCCTGAAACATCTTCTGTTTTTTCCTCTTCTATATCTGCGTCTGTAACAGCGGCGGCTGCCTCATTACCGGAGTGAAATACAGCTTTCCCGGCTACATTCAGTTTTGTAAAGATATAGTGCTGTGAACTTCCGCCGGAATTGGCATCGCTGTATTGTTTGTCGTACCGCGAACTATAGAGCTTATTTATCGCTAAAACCGCTAAAGGAAAACCAATTATAACGACGACTACTATAATTATCATTCTGAACTTATTCATGTTAGCAAGTTATTTGTGTTTAATCATGTAAATACTAGTTGGTTCCCGGTTTTTGTAATCTATGATAAAAGCAATGTCCTGATTGGGTAGGAGGTAGTAGTTTAGGCCTGTTTCATAATCATAATCGTTGGAGAAAAGAAAAGCCCTGCTTTTACACGGAAACTTAAGTTTTAAGACATCATTTTTAAATTTCAGATCGTAGTAGCCGGGTCCGTTCCAATAGTATCCGGGGCTGCCTCCAGTAGGGTTTCCCATGCCTCTTAGCGGGTTTAACGATGGCGGGTCAAAATCCTGTTTGGCAAAGTGACGCATGTATATAACCTGCGACTTATCATGCCATCGTTGGAAGGGTACAAGCTGGTTCTTAACCAATCGCGCTGTTTCGGGTATGCTGTCCAGTTTGCTAATGTTGCCCTGGTTATCTATAGCATAATAAAATTCTACTTCGTCGTTAAATCCACTATCATTGGCAATGTACTGTGTGGCAACGACCATTGTCTTATTTTGGGCTTTGTCGTAAAAAACATGGCTTGTAATGTCTTCCTCTCCGGGGAGCATAGTTCGCTGCGTGCTGAAGTGGAACGATATCCTTCCCGGGATGTCAAGTTTGGTTATGGTGTAATTTTTAGAAGACGCACCTTTGTCGGCGTCAGTGTATTCTTTGTCGTAGTAAATACTCGATAGTTTATTAACTACGATAACCAATACGGGGAAGCCAATGAGTATGGCTATTATAATGATCATTTTTCTGAATTTTTTCATGAACAAAAATTGCTATAAGTAATTTCTTTAAAAATAGATATTTACAATGAAAAACGGTCATTATAAATGCATCTGAATTTTTGTAAATAAGTTAAATATTTCTAAAAAAATTAAGCGTATAAAAACCATAACTGTAATTACGGCGTATCTGTCTCTATAAACTTTAAACAAAAAAACAACCATGAAAATTTCAAAAATCTTTTCGGCAGCGGTAATCGCACTTGCACTAATGACAGGAACAGCATCATTTGCTCAAAAAACTAAAATGGTAGGCGGTGCCGAGATGTACCCTACAAAAAACATAGTAGAGAACGCGGTAAACTCTAAAGACCATACAACACTTGTTGCTGCAGTTAAAGCAGCAGGGCTGGTAGAAACATTACAGGGTAAAGGTCCGTTTACTGTATTTGCGCCAACAAATGCTGCGTTTGATAAACTACCTAAAGGAACTGTAGAAACATTGCTTAAACCGGAAAATAAAAAGATGCTTCAAGGTGTGCTTACATACCATGTGGTATCAGGAAAATGGAGTGCTGCCGATGTAGCTGCGGCTATTAAAAAAGGCGGTGGTAAAGCTGAGGTTGCAACTGTACAGGGTGGTAAATTATGGTTCATGATGAACGGTAAGGACCTTTGGATACAGGATGAAAAAGGAGGCAAAGCTAAGGTTACCATTGCAGATGTTAACCAGTCTAACGGTGTTATCCACGTTATTGATACTGTGTTAATGCACAAATAAGAATTAAGTTCGTGTTAGATAAAAAATCCCCGATGTATTTATACACCGGGGATTTTTGGGTTTATGATATCAACTAAACTGGTACTTATAAAGTACTTGGATCGCGAAAGTAGCTAACGAATAACCAAATACGCAAATAATCAATTTGCCTACTCCTTAATACGTATCTCAAACATCTTGTCCCAGTTTTTACCGGTAACAAAGAAGGTCTTGGTTTTAGGGTTATAAGCAATACCGTTAAGCACATCAAGATCTTCGTGCTGTGTTACTTTGCTTTTTAGTGCAGAAAGGTCTAATATACCTTCTACAGCACCATTTTTAGGATCTATGATAGCGATGGCGCTTTTCTGGTATACGTTTCCGTAGATTTTACCATCTACCCATTCCAGTTCGTTTACATCGGTAATTTTAGAACCTTTAGTATATACATTCAGGTAATCGATTTCTTTAAATGTTTCCGGATCTACAATATAAATCTTTTCGGAACCATCTGTCATGTACAGATTCTTACCATCATTGGTAAGTCCCCAACCTTCGATTTGTTTAAAGTAGGGTAACGTCTTTATTTTAGCCAGTGTGTTGGCATCATATACATACGCTTCGTTACGTTTGTAGGTAAGCTGGTATATTTTGTTATTAAGCACCGTTGCGCCTTCACCAAAGTTTTCGGCATCAAGCTGTGTCCTTTTATAAACTTCGCCTGTTTTGGCATTCGATTTCCTTATATCAGATACCGCCCGTTTACCTGTACGGCCTGCGCCGCTACCTGTACTTTCTATAAGTGTATCGCGTAAAAACTCAAGTCCCTGTGTATAGGCAGTAATATCGTGAGGGTAGGTATTTACGATATCGTATTTCAGAATTTTAGGATCTACGTTGCTCATTAACTCTACGCGGCCTGTAGTTTCGGTATTCTCACCATTGTAATATACAAGGGCTTTAATGTTCTGGTAACCGAATTTTTGTGCATTAAGAGGAAAGTCAATCTTTTTGTTAGCGACAGAAGATGCTATTTTCTTATCGTTAATATAATATATAACCGAGTCAATTTCCTTGTTTTTGGCATTGGTAAGCTGTAAAGGAAGGGTTTCCTGCGGCTGATATTGCTGCTTTAGGTTGGTTGCATCTATGCTAAATAAATTTTTTTTATCTTCTTCGCTATCGCCGCACGATACTACAACGGCTCCCAATAAAATGAAAGCTAATAAGTTATGTTTTTTCATGGTCAAATAAATAATGAAGCCAATATACAATTGTATTTTATATCTGGCAATTGCCTTGCGAAAATACAAAAAGATTGTATATTTGCAGCGGCAAGTCCTACACGACCAGCTCCTACTGACTCCTCCAGGGTGGGAACACAGCAAAGGTACGTGGTTGAGCGGTGCGATGTAGGTCGCTTGCCATTTTTTCTTTTTTTAGTAGTCTCCTTTAGGGAGATTTTTTTTTGGCCTTATCTGAGGTAAATAGACTCTTCATTATAAACTGACCTTATCCCCAACCCCTCTCCGAAGGAGAGGGGGGCGAACCTCACTCGTAACTATTATGAGGTTGTCAATATTCCAATTTACACGTAACGGCTCCCTCTCTGAAGGATAGGGCTGTGGTGAGGTTATTTAGATTTCATGCTATTCCCTTTCGGATAGTGGCAGGGTAAGGCGACAATAGCTAAAGCCATTTCCCTGCAATAAGCCATTTCTTTAGGTCATCCATCCATTTATCGGTGGTAGTAGGATTGTTCATCCCGAAACCATGTTCGCCATGAAGGTAGGTAACCATTTCGCAGGCTACACCGTTTTTAATAAGTGCTTCTTTATATACCCTGCTGTTGCCGATAGGTACAGCGCTATCGTCGGCAGCGTGTACAAGGAATGTTGGTGGCGTGTTTTTGGTGACCTGCAATTCGTTTGAATATTGTCTGATCAATGCTTCAGATGGATTCCTGCCAATAAGGTTCTCACGGCTGCCCATGTGCTTCAGCTTGTCTGTAAAACTTATTACCGGGTAGATCAATACCGAAAAATCAGGACGCAATGAAGTATTTTTAGGATTGTCTATCACTTCTCTGTTAAATTGTGTCGACGCGGTTGCGGCTAAATGCCCTCCAGCCGAAAAGCCCATAACACCAAGTTTCTGCGTATTTATATTCCATTCTTTGGCGTGTTCGCGAACCAGCTTAAAAGCCTGCTGTAAATCCTGTAGCGGGGCAATGCTCTTATCTTTCATGATAGCATCGTTCGGCAGGCGGTATTTTAGTATAAAGGCAGTAACGCCCATATCATTCAAAGCCTTTGCCACATCTACACCTTCATGCCCCATAGCTAAAACGCCATAACCTCCGCCGGGACAAATAATAACAGCACTTTTTAAGGGTGACTGCTTAGCAGG
This region includes:
- a CDS encoding 1,4-beta-xylanase, whose product is MKKIILTVLLSGSLGVSAQQIIPLYEGTVPNSKPSEIKEVTTNNGFYAVSNVSVPTLAMYKPAKQSPLKSAVIICPGGGYGVLAMGHEGVDVAKALNDMGVTAFILKYRLPNDAIMKDKSIAPLQDLQQAFKLVREHAKEWNINTQKLGVMGFSAGGHLAATASTQFNREVIDNPKNTSLRPDFSVLIYPVISFTDKLKHMGSRENLIGRNPSEALIRQYSNELQVTKNTPPTFLVHAADDSAVPIGNSRVYKEALIKNGVACEMVTYLHGEHGFGMNNPTTTDKWMDDLKKWLIAGKWL
- a CDS encoding glutamine cyclotransferase: MKKHNLLAFILLGAVVVSCGDSEEDKKNLFSIDATNLKQQYQPQETLPLQLTNAKNKEIDSVIYYINDKKIASSVANKKIDFPLNAQKFGYQNIKALVYYNGENTETTGRVELMSNVDPKILKYDIVNTYPHDITAYTQGLEFLRDTLIESTGSGAGRTGKRAVSDIRKSNAKTGEVYKRTQLDAENFGEGATVLNNKIYQLTYKRNEAYVYDANTLAKIKTLPYFKQIEGWGLTNDGKNLYMTDGSEKIYIVDPETFKEIDYLNVYTKGSKITDVNELEWVDGKIYGNVYQKSAIAIIDPKNGAVEGILDLSALKSKVTQHEDLDVLNGIAYNPKTKTFFVTGKNWDKMFEIRIKE
- a CDS encoding fasciclin, with the translated sequence MKISKIFSAAVIALALMTGTASFAQKTKMVGGAEMYPTKNIVENAVNSKDHTTLVAAVKAAGLVETLQGKGPFTVFAPTNAAFDKLPKGTVETLLKPENKKMLQGVLTYHVVSGKWSAADVAAAIKKGGGKAEVATVQGGKLWFMMNGKDLWIQDEKGGKAKVTIADVNQSNGVIHVIDTVLMHK